The Paenibacillus sp. 481 DNA window AGGGGCGTGCGTGGCGGTGTTTGGCTTAATACATATGAAAGGGAGCAAACGATATAAGGAACTTGTCTATAGTGCAGCAATCGAACTGAAATGGGCGAGCTGGCTGCCAGCAGGCTTGCTCGTGCTGGAGCGATATCAGGATGAGGCTGATCAGCATCCGATGTTAGCGACGCTGCGGCAAGCTGTGATGCAGCTCTACGGTCCTGCTCGTGCGCACGGCATGTTCCGCATCGTCTTGGCGGAAATGGTGCTGTACGCGTACGGAGGAATCGGTTTTGGGCTGCTGCTGCCTGCTCTGACGGATGGAAGTGCTGTTAACTTTTTGGCCGGCAGCCTTGTAGGGCTTATCTTACCGCTTGCCAGAGTACGAGATTTATTGAACAAGGCTGAGCGCAGACGGCAAGAAGTGCAATTGGAGCTGCCGGAACTGTTAAGTAAACTTACGCTGCTTGTTCAAGCGGGAGAAACGGTGCAGAAAGCGCTGACGACGTGCGTCGATCGTAAAAAACACGAAACGAAACATTCTTTATACGCCGAGTTGACTAAGATGCTGCAAGACGTTAGTAACGGATACTCGTTTCCGCAAGCATTTGAGCAATTTGCGAAGCGCTGTGCGATGCAGGAAGTATCGATGTTTGCTACGACTATTTTAATTAATCAACGGCGTGGTGGAGCAACGTTCGTACTTGCAATGGAGGAGCTTGGTCGGCAGTTATGGGACAGGCGTAAGGCAGTTGCGCGCAAACGGGGAGAAGAAGCTTCAACAAAGCTCGTATTTCCGATGATGCTAATGTTTATCGTCGTGCTGGCGGTTGTGGGCGCCCCTGCATTATTAATGATGCGATAGCATTTTTGGATGGATGTTGGGTATGGACATGCCTTATAAACAGGCTGCGTGGATGATTATTTTTGAAGAGGAGCGGGTTGTATGCAAAGTGTGACACAGATGTGGAAGCGGTTATGGAGCGAAGAGGATGGACTCGGAATGGTTGAAATCGTGGTCATTATTGCGGTTATCGTTGTACTGGCGCTTGTGTTCCGTACGCAAATTACAGAATTTCTGACTTCTCTCATTTCTAGGGCTAAAGGGGAGACAGATAAAATTTTCAATTAAGATGTAAGGCTTATTTTTATAAAGGTAGGAGCTTCGCATGATAAAAAGTTGGAAACTTTGGCAGCTGTGGCGGCAGGAAAAGGGTTCAATGACGCTGGAAGCGGCAATGGTATTTCCGATCGTGTTTTTATGTACGGTAATGATGCTCTTTTTAGCTGTACTTATTTTTCAAAGTGTCTTAACGGCTCATGCTGCGGTGCTTGCTTCAGAACGTGGTGCTGCATTTTGGGATAATAGTCATCGCGATGGAAAAAGTGGTGTGTACAACATGGGACAGCATGACGATCTGTATTGGCGGTTGTTGGATGACAAACTGCTAGATCGCGTATTTTCTGGATTGTGGTCAAATCAGGCTTACAAAGTGACTGTGCCAGCTGGAAATAGTCGCGGTGGATTACCAGAACAGAAGTTGGCACGCGCAGCAGCATATGTACCAAATGCGATAAGTGGGGAATTGTCATACGGAAATTCAGGCTTGGAACGTACCGTCACGGCAAAGTTTAGTAAGCCTGTCAAAAGTGTGGCACTCGCGCGCTTCACGGGGCAATCGATCCCTGTTGAAGGTGAAGCGGTATCTGCTGTAGTCGACCCTGTTGAATTTATCCGAACAGTGGAATTAGTGCGATATGTACATATGAAAATGCAAGCTTGGGCTGGTAGTGGCTTTACCGTCGGGCAAGCGGTGCAATTGCTTAGGGGTTCAGCGGCTAGATAAAGATGTGCATGCAGAGGGAGGGGGAGGCTATCGGTAGAGGTCGAACAAAAAAATGGTGGGGGACAGACGGTTCAGTGTCTGTCCTACTCATTTTCATATTAGCGGTTATGTTTTTGTTTATGTCCGTACTGATCGATTATGCGCGGATTGCGGCGATCCAATGGCGCACGGAACTGATTGCGCAATCAGGTATTCGCTCCGTTATGTCGGCTTATGAGCCAGTACTACAGGAGCGATACGGTTTATTTGGCTACGGGGAAACAGATCCTGCTCTTATTACGGAGTATGTGACGCAAGATCAAACGAAGCTGAAATCGAAGGATACGTTCTCGTGGGTAAATGCACAAATCGAGTCGCACACAACGACAGTTACTAGACCGCTAGGCCGTCATAATGAATTCGAGCGCCAAATTTTTGAGGATATGAAGTATAAAGCGCCTGTGCAAATTGCGTTCGAGCTTGGGAGCAAGCTCAAGCCAATGGCTGATGTCATGAAAGAAGCAGCGCAAGTAACGGATATGCTCGCGCAGTTGCAAAAGATCGTAAACCGTCGTAACGATGCCTTATTTGAGGCACTTCGTCTGCAAAAGCTCGCCCAAAGTGAAGCAAGTGGGTCGGATATCAAATTGAAAATTGCAATCGATCTTGTGTCCACGATTCCTAACGACCCGCTTGGAAAAATTAACACAGCGGCAGATATAGCCGCGCAATATGACGATTACATCACCAAAAAGCGATCGGATGATTCGCTTGCTGAAGATCAGAAGCTGCACACGAATGATACGGATGCTTACGAAAAAGATTCCAGATTGGCAGCGAGCCAGCTGCGCGGTCTGTCATCTCAAGTTCAGCGGGTACATGCAGATCGGTTAAATGCTGCGTTGCAGCAAATTGAGAAAGCGCGTGAAGCAAACGATGAAATAGTTATCGTCATCCGCCGCATTCGACAAAGTAATGCTCATGTTAACTACGATCGCGTCAACAATGCTGCAACGCCGACGAATGCGGCATCGACTGCACAGCTGGAAGAAATTTTGCGAAGATTAAACAGTTCCGCTGATGATTTGGTGTTGCCACAAGAGTTTATGCACACATTTAAGCAAGAGTTGCTCAACCATAAGCTGGCCTATGCCGAGTTGGACAATAATGTAGGCTCTTTTCAATCGATGGTTGGTCACGCTGTTGGCGGTTCGAATGAATCAGGATTGTCATTTAAATTAAAAACGGCTGTGGTCGAATTATGGAAGCAATGGAATGACTACGAACAGAACTATGTTCGATTACCAAATGTCATCACGACTCGCGAAAGAAAATTGGCTAAGTTATTGGAGGAAGACAACGCACGCCGGTTTCATGAAAGTAACGCAAATAAAAAGCTGAACCAAGCGAGCGATATGTTGTTCTTATTAGCTAATTTGGATAGTCGTTTAGCCGCGCATCGCGAAGGGTTTACTAAAGTAAATAAAATGGCTGAATCAATAGCGGTATTCAATTCGTCCCCGCTGCCGGACGGGCAACGAGGATCGGAACGTAGGAGTGATCCGATTTCTGAAAGCAAACTTGCCATGGATCAAGTTACTTCATTGTTCGGAGCGTTAGCAGATGGATTAGAGGGAATGCGTGATCGAACGTATCGAAATGAGTATGCCTTTTTATATTTTACGAGTTACGATCCGACAAAGCTGCAATCTATGTTCCAATCGGGCCAGCCAGCAGATGATCTTATTCAATCGCTAAGTATACATAATCAGGAGCTCGAATACATTTTGTACGGCCAAAACGGCCCGATAGGCAACATTTGTGCTGCCTATAGCGAAATATTTTTAGTTCGGCTTGCTATTCGTACTATGGAGGGGTTGGTTGAATACAGGAGCCTTGTTCATCCGTTAGTTATTTTGGCAGCAGCCGTTGCTCACGGCTTGGAACAAGCAATTCAAGATATGATCTTGCTCGTCACCCAAAATGAAGTACCTTTATCTGAGTTTATCCCTGCTGTCACACTTAGCTACAGCGATCATTTACGTTTGTTTATGATGCTGCATGGCAAGCGGGAAGCGATGATGAATCGTATGTTAGGGCTTATTCAATACAACACCGGAGTTGACCCAACAACGAGGGGAACTTATGGGGAAGTGGATCTTCAAATGAGTGCACCGGTATGGTTTTTGCCTGGTTTAATGAAGTGGTTGGGGCATGCGGGATTATGGGACGGTGAATTCAGTGATGGTCGATACCGAGTATCGCGGAAATCGGTGTTTTCGTATTAGAGTCCAGTCGTTGCGCTCTAGACGGGGAAGCATCGTTGTAGAGGCTGCTTTATTGCTACCGATGGTACTCATTTTGTTTTTATTTTTTGTGTATTTAATTAAGGCGGCTGTTATTGTGACTTCGTTGCAAGCCGCCGCCACAAATGCGGTCAAGCAAGTTGCCGCTCATATGTACCCCGTTCAGCTGGCTACAGCTAACATCCCGCCGATATTGGATCAAGGCCCATGGGGGCGACTGTTACAGCGTCCACCTGCAATGATGATACGTATGGCAGCACGCGAAATGGGTCAGGCCTTGGGAGCGGGACTACCTCCTCCTATTAGTGAATGGGTGCAAGGCGGAACGAAATGGGCCGAGCAAACAGCTCAAGCTGCGGGTGAACAAGGGCAAGCACTTGTAGGGGAAGCGACGTTTAAACCGCTACTGTCGCGCTACGGTATTCAAGGGGTACTCCACATGAGCAAAATACGTGTAACCCACTTAAAATTGCCTGATCTGCAAGAGAAGCTGGAGCCGTTTATCGCACTCGAAGTAGAGTATGACTTGCCTATGAGAGTGCCTTTGTTGATGAGCAAGTTGACTTTGTCGGTCAGGGCAACGGAGCGGGTGTGGATCGGAGACGGGCCGCCTCCTAACATGGGTGATACGAGTAAATCTAAGCCAAATGATAAACCAGCACCTCAAATTTCTACGTTGTCGCCTGATCCGCTAAAACCAGGACAACGAGCAACTTTGACTGCGAAAGCGGCTCCTAACGAGAGGGTGCAACTAGTTGTGTTCTACAAAAGTGGGCAAAGTGAAGCGAAACATATCGGCTGGGCAACGGCTGGGCCAGATGGCACTGTGACGTGGGACTGGCATGTGTCTGGAAACACGACAGCAGGCACGTGGCGCTTAGTCGTTCGTACGGAGGATGGGCGCGCTGCTGAACGGATGTTCAATGTGAAAAAAGAATCAAAGACGGGCGCATCGTAAGGAGGGGAAAGGTATGAGCTGGGCCGCAGGAGCATGCGGTGTGCTATTAATAGCTGCATTTGTGACCGATGTACGGTCACGAGTTATCCCAAATCGGCTTACAATAACGGCTTGTTGTGCAGCATTGCTGTTTCATCTTGTCACCGCCGGATTAGATGGCTTGTTACATAGTGTTGTAGGACTTAGTTGCGGATTTATTATTTTGTTGTTGCTATTTGTTTGTAGAGCGGTAGGTGCAGGTGATGTCAAGCTGTTCGCTGCAATTGGAGCTTGGATGGGCGCAGCAGTTACGTGGCATATTTTTATGTACGCCATTATTTATGGCGGTCTTATCGCCGCTTTTATTTTGTTATTTGGCCGTACAGGTCGCTTGCAGCGCCTTATGCTTACCTTCAAGCAAGCCATTTGGCTGCGTACATGGACACCGCTAAAGGAGGAAGCGCACAATCAGGCTACATTTCCGTTTATGTGGGCCGTACTTCCTGGAGCCGTGACAGCGGTCTATACAGGAGGAATCGTATAAATTGCCTTTGGGGAGGGATACGCGGTGTATGGCTTTCGGGCTGATTTTTTATACGAGGGCAAGGCCATTATGGCGCTAACTCGGGACGGTTCGTTTCATGCTGATGATCTGGATAATCATCAAGTTAACATGCTTAAACATAACCGAATACCCCATTTGCTGCCGATGGACATCAGAATTGTCGATTATGACGTTAGGCTTCTGTATGATATTAGCGGTAAAAAAATGCTGCACCATATGCTTAAGGGAGCTACTTTAACGAGTGTGCAATTTTATGAATGGATGCTCCAACTTGTACGAATCTTAGAAGATTGCCAAGCTTATTTTTTGCATCCTAATCATATGCTTTTGCATGAGCAGTATGTTTTTGTGAGCCAAGAAAGCCCGGGAGCAGAGCTTTATGTAACTTATGTTCCTACAACGGAGGGGCTTCACCCGAGGGCTGGAATGGAAGGTTTACGTAGGATGGGTACATTAATGTCTTTAAGTGTTAGTCGTTGGGAAGGCAACGGTTTTCAGCGTTTGAATCAACTGTTATGTGATGAAATAAGCTCTTTATCGGATGTGCGTTGTTTGTTGCAAACGCTCATTGTGGAGCCTGTTTCAAGCTCGGTGCCGGTAGGGGAAGCGAGCTATTCAAGTTACTCGAGTCATTCAAATCATTCGAGTTACAGTTCGAATTCGCCTGAAAATAAGGGGCACCATGTAATCGGAATGAATGTTGTACCCGTACGTGATGAGTTTAAACACGGTTATGCTAAGAAAGCAGATAGTCATTTTAATGAATTAGCGTTTGGTAGTAAATTCGAAAAAACAGAAAAGTTCGGCAGCTATTATGAAGTTCCAGTACAAGAACCAGTACAAGAATCAACACAAGAATCAGTACGAGCACCAGCACCAGTAGCACCGGTAGCATCAAAGCGACTATCAGAATCAGAATCGAAATCAGAATCCAAGCACAGCCTAAGTCAAAGTCCCGCTATTTGTGCGGCTGTATTGGTGCTAATATGTGCTATTGGCTGGAAATTCGGCTATTTGGATCGACCCTCTTCAACATCTTTAATGTTTAGTAGCATTTGGAGTATTCTTGCCGTCTTTGCAGGTTGGGGTTGGATGACAAATGGATGGGAAAAATGGAGAGGGAACGCAACGAACTCAACTGATATTAATGTAGCGGAACGACAAGCTCATTATGCTCGGACAAGGGCGTCTTCATCAGATAAATCCTCGGACAAACCACTGGTCAAGGAGTCGGAGTTTCAAGGCGCTTTCAGTGATATTGAACGGGAGCAAAGGGATGGTGAGCTATATCGGCCATGGCAGTCGGAAGCGACACATTTGGTCGATTCAAACCGATATTATGAGTCTTTGCAAAGGCAGACGACCGTATTAGGTAATCATTCTACGGATTCGACAACTGTGCTAGATGAAGCGACGTTTCCAATGCATACACAGTCTTTGAGCGGGCAGCAGCCTATCGTTCGGCAGCCTTATCTTATAAGGGATTCGGATCAGAGTTTGCCGTCTGAAGCGAATAGTAGGGAAATACCTATCAGGCTTGATTGTTCTCCGTTTGTTATAGGCAGGGCAGAGCAAGGTGTGAACTATCGAGACGAGCGATCGGGTGTGTCCAAAATGCACTGCGAATTCGAGCTTACTTCAGAAGGAGGCTGCTTCGTTCGTGATCTTGGCTCCAAAAACGGAATGGACATTCAGGGAGAGCAACTTATACCGTATAAATCCTATGAATTAAAGCACGGAGATAGCTTTAAAATAGCGGGAAACAGCTATCATTATCGTGAGCATTAATAACATGTAGTAATCCGGATACTGTATTGAGAAGAATGGCATGCTGTATTTCCCGACGCGCGTCAGAAGAGGTTATCCATTGTAGTGCCTTGTATAGCGCGTCGGGAAGCGATTACATATTCGTGTTGAGTTCATCTTCTTTCAATGCATGTAAAGCGCGTTCTACCGTACCATAGTGGAACGTGAATCCATGCTCCAGCATTTTAGCTGGATATACGCGTTGACCGTGCAAGAGCAAAGTCGACATTTCACCGAATAAGATATGAAATACAAAAGCAGGAACGGGCATCCAATGCGGGCGGTTATACACTTTGGATATCGTTCGGCCAAATGTATCGTTTGTGACGGCTTCGGGAGCGCTGGCGTTAACGATGCCCTCGATCGTATGATCTTGGACGATAAAGTCAATTAGTGAGATTAAGTCTTGTATATGAATCCATGAAAAAGGTTGTTCCCCGTTTCCGAGACGGCCACCGACACCTAACTTATAAGGAAGGCGCATACGTGGAAAAGCTCCGCCTTCATTTGCGAGCACAGGTGCTAGGCGAAGAATTACACGGCGTGTTGCAGGTACCGCGTGTGCAACTGCTTCCCATTTGTGGACGACGTCCGACAGAAAATCGTCGCCTATCGGTAGGCTCGTTTCGTCAAACGTACCTGTAGTAGAAGGGCCGTATACCGAGATGCCTGATGCGCTTATATAAAGAGGCACAGGGCGGTTGATACTGTTGGCCCACTCAGCAAGGCGCTTTGCAGGTAAAATGCGCGAAGACATAATACGATTTTTGGCGATGTCTGTCCAACGCTGGCTAATGGACTCACCAGCTAAATTGACGACAACGTCAATGTCTGTGTACTCATCTGTACGGCGCGTCAATTCTGACCAGCGCACAGTAGTTAAGCGCGGATGAGTATCCTCAGCGCTAAGTTTGGAGCCAGATCGGGACACGACAATGATGTCATGCCCCTGCTGCAACCATGTTCTGCTTAATGCTTTGCCAACAAGGCCAGTTCCGCCGCAAATCATTATTTTCAAGTGTAATCCCTCCTTGGAGGTTTCTCCATGTCATTAATGTTCTGACTGTACATGTGAGCGCATAATTACATGTTAATTATTTGTTTAGCATGTGTTTGTACGGTGAGTAGTCGATGTTGTTCTTGTTAAGAAATCGGATCAAGCTGCGGTAATCTCGCTTTGGTGTAGCCAAAATATAGCCTTGCAAGCAGTGATCGCGCGTTACTTCGGTTGCGCCACTTTCAATGGCTACCTGCCCAATTCTTGCCGCAATCGTATGTTTCGCAATATCGCGGAACGCATTCGGAACAGGCTCAACAAGTACATTAAGAAATGCTTTTGACTCATCTGTCCACAGTGGCCGACTGCGCTCGACCCAATAATTTTGCCAGTCGAGCTTTGATTTTCCGTCTTGTTTAGGTAATACCTTCAAAAACTTACGGAACATAAAATAGCCGCCAATAGCCATCGAGCCAATCATGATAAAGGTCCAGAACGCGATTGTGTTCATAAACCAAGTTGCGGGTTGACTCGTTGCCAAAGGAAATATTGTGATTGATTGAAGCATATGTGTTCACCTCTCTAGCCAGTTGCCTAATTTTACAAGGGATACCTATAAGAATTATACCGCATTCCTAGATTTATTTCGATAATCCCTGTAAAATAGGAACATCACTTGAAAGGGGTTGTACCATGCTGAAAATCGGTTCACATGTTTCTTTTTCCGATAAAGGTTTGTTAAACGCAGCGAATGAGGCCGTATCGTATGGCTCTAGTTCGTTTATGATATATACGGGTGCCCCGCAAAATACGCGGCGCAAACCAATTGAATCGCACTACATTGAAGAAGGTAAAGCAATGATGGCAAAGCACGGCATCGATGAGATCGTTGTGCATGCGCCATACATTATTAACCTTGCGTCGTACAAGCCAGATACATTTGAGCTGGCTGTGAGCTTTTTACAGGAAGAAATGCGCCGTACGGATTATATTGGTGTTAAAAATATTGTTCTGCATCCAGGTGCATACACGGATAAGGATGCTGAGTTTGGAATTAACCGGATTGCAGAAGGGCTGAATGAGGTGCTTCGCAATACGAAGGACACATCGGTCAACATCGCCCTCGAGACGATGGCTGGCAAAGGGACAGAAATTGGACGCAGCTTCGAAGAGCTCGCTTCCATTATTGAAAAAGTAGAACATAACGAGCGCATAACGGTATGTCTCGATACGTGTCACATTCATGACGCAGGCTACGATATCGTCAACGACTTGGATGGTGTATTGGAACAATTCGATCGTCTTGTTGGTCTGGATCGGATTGCTGTTGTGCATTTGAACGACAGTAAAAATCCTGTCGGAGCAAAGAAAGACCGTCATACGCCAGTCGGCTCTGGTTGGATCGGTTTTGATGGTATCCATCGCATCGTACACCACGAGGGATTGCAAGGCCGTCCGTTTATTTTAGAGACGCCATGGATCGGTAAGGACGCTAAAAAGCAGCGTCCAATGTATGAAGCTGAGCTTGCTCTATTGCGCGGTAACGTGGAAGAGCGCTTTGGAACTGAATTTTTAGCGGACGTTGAACGTTTAGCTCACTTCTTCAAAGGAGAGGAAATCGACTCTCGTCAGTTCGTGCTTGATACTTGGAACGTGCTGAAGACGGATGCGAAAGCGAAAAAAGCAGACCCGCGTGAGCCGCTGGAACGCTTATTTGATAAAGTCGAGGAAGCGAAGCTGTTCTCAAGCTTAACGGAAGAGCAGATCAATCAACGCATCACTGCTTGGCTTTCTGGTAAAGCTCTAACGAAATAATGATATTCAGCGGATGTGTGACCCTACGCAATACGCACAACGTATCTCAAGTTGTGCAGTTGGTCGCACACCGCTGTTTTATAATTTATTATAGCGCTTCGCGACTAAATGCAGTGCATATAACGGAGGAGTATGGCAATGACACATCAGCATACTATGATTCATGCCCGCAAGCAGGCGGACGAAAGCCGACGCAATCGCGGACGCATGCTCATTTCATGTCCAGATCGTGCAGGCATTGTAAACGCAGTTTCACGTTTTTTGTTCGATCACGGAGCTAACATTGTACAATCGGATCAATATACGATGGACCCAGAGGGTGGCATGTTCTTCATGCGCATTGAATTTGATGTAGAAGAACTAGAGCAGCATATTACGAAGCTAAACGATGATTTTGAAAGTATTGCGGCTGAGTTCAAAATGGATTGGCGCATATCCCGTGTAAGTGAGAAAAAGCGCCTCGCTATTTTTGTTTCGAAAGAAGATCACTGCTTGGTTGAGTTGCTGTGGCAATGGCAAGCTGGGGATCTGGATGCGGATATTGCGATGGTTGTTAGTAATCATCCGGACATGCGCGAATATGTGGAGTCATTCGGTATTCCGTATGTGCACATTCCCGTGACGAAGGATACGAAACCAGAGGCAGAGCGCTTGCAGTTGGAGGCGATTGAAGGGAAAGTGGATCTCATTATTTTGGCACGCTACATGCAAATTATTCCGCCAAAATTTATTGAACATTACCCGAATCGAATTATTAACATCCACCATTCGTTCTTGCCAGCATTTATCGGAGGTAAGCCATACCAT harbors:
- a CDS encoding TadE/TadG family type IV pilus assembly protein — translated: MNSVMVDTEYRGNRCFRIRVQSLRSRRGSIVVEAALLLPMVLILFLFFVYLIKAAVIVTSLQAAATNAVKQVAAHMYPVQLATANIPPILDQGPWGRLLQRPPAMMIRMAAREMGQALGAGLPPPISEWVQGGTKWAEQTAQAAGEQGQALVGEATFKPLLSRYGIQGVLHMSKIRVTHLKLPDLQEKLEPFIALEVEYDLPMRVPLLMSKLTLSVRATERVWIGDGPPPNMGDTSKSKPNDKPAPQISTLSPDPLKPGQRATLTAKAAPNERVQLVVFYKSGQSEAKHIGWATAGPDGTVTWDWHVSGNTTAGTWRLVVRTEDGRAAERMFNVKKESKTGAS
- a CDS encoding TadE family protein, which translates into the protein MIKSWKLWQLWRQEKGSMTLEAAMVFPIVFLCTVMMLFLAVLIFQSVLTAHAAVLASERGAAFWDNSHRDGKSGVYNMGQHDDLYWRLLDDKLLDRVFSGLWSNQAYKVTVPAGNSRGGLPEQKLARAAAYVPNAISGELSYGNSGLERTVTAKFSKPVKSVALARFTGQSIPVEGEAVSAVVDPVEFIRTVELVRYVHMKMQAWAGSGFTVGQAVQLLRGSAAR
- a CDS encoding Flp1 family type IVb pilin, producing the protein MQSVTQMWKRLWSEEDGLGMVEIVVIIAVIVVLALVFRTQITEFLTSLISRAKGETDKIFN
- a CDS encoding TIGR01777 family oxidoreductase gives rise to the protein MICGGTGLVGKALSRTWLQQGHDIIVVSRSGSKLSAEDTHPRLTTVRWSELTRRTDEYTDIDVVVNLAGESISQRWTDIAKNRIMSSRILPAKRLAEWANSINRPVPLYISASGISVYGPSTTGTFDETSLPIGDDFLSDVVHKWEAVAHAVPATRRVILRLAPVLANEGGAFPRMRLPYKLGVGGRLGNGEQPFSWIHIQDLISLIDFIVQDHTIEGIVNASAPEAVTNDTFGRTISKVYNRPHWMPVPAFVFHILFGEMSTLLLHGQRVYPAKMLEHGFTFHYGTVERALHALKEDELNTNM
- a CDS encoding type II secretion system F family protein; the encoded protein is MLIWLWWFGVGACVAVFGLIHMKGSKRYKELVYSAAIELKWASWLPAGLLVLERYQDEADQHPMLATLRQAVMQLYGPARAHGMFRIVLAEMVLYAYGGIGFGLLLPALTDGSAVNFLAGSLVGLILPLARVRDLLNKAERRRQEVQLELPELLSKLTLLVQAGETVQKALTTCVDRKKHETKHSLYAELTKMLQDVSNGYSFPQAFEQFAKRCAMQEVSMFATTILINQRRGGATFVLAMEELGRQLWDRRKAVARKRGEEASTKLVFPMMLMFIVVLAVVGAPALLMMR
- a CDS encoding A24 family peptidase is translated as MSWAAGACGVLLIAAFVTDVRSRVIPNRLTITACCAALLFHLVTAGLDGLLHSVVGLSCGFIILLLLFVCRAVGAGDVKLFAAIGAWMGAAVTWHIFMYAIIYGGLIAAFILLFGRTGRLQRLMLTFKQAIWLRTWTPLKEEAHNQATFPFMWAVLPGAVTAVYTGGIV
- a CDS encoding DUF2621 domain-containing protein — translated: MLQSITIFPLATSQPATWFMNTIAFWTFIMIGSMAIGGYFMFRKFLKVLPKQDGKSKLDWQNYWVERSRPLWTDESKAFLNVLVEPVPNAFRDIAKHTIAARIGQVAIESGATEVTRDHCLQGYILATPKRDYRSLIRFLNKNNIDYSPYKHMLNK
- a CDS encoding acyl-CoA cholesterol acyltransferase translates to MCMQREGEAIGRGRTKKWWGTDGSVSVLLIFILAVMFLFMSVLIDYARIAAIQWRTELIAQSGIRSVMSAYEPVLQERYGLFGYGETDPALITEYVTQDQTKLKSKDTFSWVNAQIESHTTTVTRPLGRHNEFERQIFEDMKYKAPVQIAFELGSKLKPMADVMKEAAQVTDMLAQLQKIVNRRNDALFEALRLQKLAQSEASGSDIKLKIAIDLVSTIPNDPLGKINTAADIAAQYDDYITKKRSDDSLAEDQKLHTNDTDAYEKDSRLAASQLRGLSSQVQRVHADRLNAALQQIEKAREANDEIVIVIRRIRQSNAHVNYDRVNNAATPTNAASTAQLEEILRRLNSSADDLVLPQEFMHTFKQELLNHKLAYAELDNNVGSFQSMVGHAVGGSNESGLSFKLKTAVVELWKQWNDYEQNYVRLPNVITTRERKLAKLLEEDNARRFHESNANKKLNQASDMLFLLANLDSRLAAHREGFTKVNKMAESIAVFNSSPLPDGQRGSERRSDPISESKLAMDQVTSLFGALADGLEGMRDRTYRNEYAFLYFTSYDPTKLQSMFQSGQPADDLIQSLSIHNQELEYILYGQNGPIGNICAAYSEIFLVRLAIRTMEGLVEYRSLVHPLVILAAAVAHGLEQAIQDMILLVTQNEVPLSEFIPAVTLSYSDHLRLFMMLHGKREAMMNRMLGLIQYNTGVDPTTRGTYGEVDLQMSAPVWFLPGLMKWLGHAGLWDGEFSDGRYRVSRKSVFSY
- a CDS encoding DUF6382 domain-containing protein, whose product is MYGFRADFLYEGKAIMALTRDGSFHADDLDNHQVNMLKHNRIPHLLPMDIRIVDYDVRLLYDISGKKMLHHMLKGATLTSVQFYEWMLQLVRILEDCQAYFLHPNHMLLHEQYVFVSQESPGAELYVTYVPTTEGLHPRAGMEGLRRMGTLMSLSVSRWEGNGFQRLNQLLCDEISSLSDVRCLLQTLIVEPVSSSVPVGEASYSSYSSHSNHSSYSSNSPENKGHHVIGMNVVPVRDEFKHGYAKKADSHFNELAFGSKFEKTEKFGSYYEVPVQEPVQESTQESVRAPAPVAPVASKRLSESESKSESKHSLSQSPAICAAVLVLICAIGWKFGYLDRPSSTSLMFSSIWSILAVFAGWGWMTNGWEKWRGNATNSTDINVAERQAHYARTRASSSDKSSDKPLVKESEFQGAFSDIEREQRDGELYRPWQSEATHLVDSNRYYESLQRQTTVLGNHSTDSTTVLDEATFPMHTQSLSGQQPIVRQPYLIRDSDQSLPSEANSREIPIRLDCSPFVIGRAEQGVNYRDERSGVSKMHCEFELTSEGGCFVRDLGSKNGMDIQGEQLIPYKSYELKHGDSFKIAGNSYHYREH
- the purU gene encoding formyltetrahydrofolate deformylase, whose amino-acid sequence is MTHQHTMIHARKQADESRRNRGRMLISCPDRAGIVNAVSRFLFDHGANIVQSDQYTMDPEGGMFFMRIEFDVEELEQHITKLNDDFESIAAEFKMDWRISRVSEKKRLAIFVSKEDHCLVELLWQWQAGDLDADIAMVVSNHPDMREYVESFGIPYVHIPVTKDTKPEAERLQLEAIEGKVDLIILARYMQIIPPKFIEHYPNRIINIHHSFLPAFIGGKPYHQAYTRGVKLIGATGHYVTEELDGGPIIEQDVERVTHRADVDELKRIGRTIERVVLARAVHWHIEDRILVHQNKTVVFN
- a CDS encoding deoxyribonuclease IV; amino-acid sequence: MLKIGSHVSFSDKGLLNAANEAVSYGSSSFMIYTGAPQNTRRKPIESHYIEEGKAMMAKHGIDEIVVHAPYIINLASYKPDTFELAVSFLQEEMRRTDYIGVKNIVLHPGAYTDKDAEFGINRIAEGLNEVLRNTKDTSVNIALETMAGKGTEIGRSFEELASIIEKVEHNERITVCLDTCHIHDAGYDIVNDLDGVLEQFDRLVGLDRIAVVHLNDSKNPVGAKKDRHTPVGSGWIGFDGIHRIVHHEGLQGRPFILETPWIGKDAKKQRPMYEAELALLRGNVEERFGTEFLADVERLAHFFKGEEIDSRQFVLDTWNVLKTDAKAKKADPREPLERLFDKVEEAKLFSSLTEEQINQRITAWLSGKALTK